In Struthio camelus isolate bStrCam1 chromosome 13, bStrCam1.hap1, whole genome shotgun sequence, the following are encoded in one genomic region:
- the LOC138069121 gene encoding alpha-2Db adrenergic receptor-like has translation MELASALPNTSNNSSGAPSAPHSPVATALILLAVLAVLLVTLVGNVLVVVAVSTSRALRAPQNLFLVSLASADILVAVLILPFSLANEVMGYWYFGSLWCSLYLALDVLLCTASIGHLCAISLDRYWAVTRAARLNLRRSPGRVRGMIGAVWAAATLVALPPLFKARPQTRECALSDDTWYVLASCVASFFAPCLIMVTVYCRIYQVTKRRYAAVLATRSSLAPQLLHPPRPGETGNGAVEPGGPAADPSKRLSWPLARSRRHWSQHQSVSLCRRRLVRVRERRFTVVLAVVMGAFVLCWFPFFFTYSLEAVCGDSCRVSKPLFSFFFWIGYCNSSLNPLIYTVFNRDFRAAFRRLLTPPARHGT, from the coding sequence ATGGAGCTAGCCAGCGCCCTGCCCAACACGTCCAATAACAGCAGCGGGGCCCCGAGCGCCCCACACTCGCCCGTGGCCACGGCGCTCATCCTGCTGGCCGTCCTCGCTGTCCTGCTGGTCACACTGGTGGGCAacgtgctggtggtggtggccgTGTCCACCAGCCGGGCCCTGCGGGCGCCCCAGAACCTCTTTTTGGTGTCTCTGGCCTCCGCGGACATCTTGGTGGCCGTCCTCATCCTGCCCTTCTCGCTGGCCAACGAGGTGATGGGCTACTGGTATTTCGGCAGCCTGTGGTGCAGCCTCTACCTGGCACTGGACGTGCTGCTCTGCACCGCCTCCATCGGGCACCTCTGCGCCATCAGCCTCGACCGCTACTGGGCCGTCACCCGGGCTGCCCGGCTCAACctgcgccgcagccccggccgcgtgCGGGGCATGATCGGGGCCGTGTGGGCCGCGGCCACTCTGGTGGCCCTGCCACCCCTCTTCAAGGCCCGGCCTCAGACCCGGGAGTGCGCGCTCAGCGACGACACGTGGTACGTGCTGGCCTCCTGCGTGGCCTCCTTCTTCGCCCCTTGCCTCATCATGGTCACCGTCTACTGCCGTATCTACCAGGTCACCAAGCGGAGGTATGCGGCCGTCCTCGCCACCCGCAGCAGCCTGGCCCCGCAGCTCCTGCATCCTCCACGCCCCGGGGAGACGGGCAACGGGGCTGTGGAGCCGGGTGGCCCCGCGGCTGACCCCAGCAAGCGGCTGTCGTGGCCGCTGGCCCGCAGCCGCCGGCACTGGAGCCAGCACCAGAGCGTGTCGCTGTGCCGCCGGCGGCTGGTGCGGGTGCGGGAGCGCCGCTTCACCGTGGTGCTGGCCGTGGTGATGGGGGCCTTCGTGCTCTGCTGGTTCCCCTTCTTCTTCACCTACAGCCTGGAGGCTGTGTGTGGCGACAGCTGCCGCGTCTCCAAGCCCCTCTTCAGCTTCTTCTTCTGGATCGGCTACTGCAACAGCAGCCTCAACCCCCTCATCTACACCGTCTTCAACAGAGACTTCCGCGCCGCCTTCCGGAGACTCCTCACCCCCCCTGCCCGGCACGGCACGTAG